The Acidobacteriota bacterium DNA window AAAGATAAAGGATATTTTCTTTTATCTGCAAAGTACTGATCTATTACTTTTCTTAATTGGAAAAGGTTTTCCTTGAGAACAACCTCTCTTGCCTTCCGAGTTGAGCCTTTAAATTGTGGAAGAGCAATTGCAGCAAGAATTCCTATCAATGTCAAAACTACCAGAAGCTCGATAAAAGTAAAGCCTCTTTTTCCCTGTTTTCCTTTTTTAAAAATCATTTTTACCTCTTTCTACTTATTACCATGTGTTATACTTTGTCCCATCAAGGCCTATG harbors:
- a CDS encoding type II secretion system protein, whose protein sequence is MIFKKGKQGKRGFTFIELLVVLTLIGILAAIALPQFKGSTRKAREVVLKENLFQLRKVIDQYFADKRKYPLSLQDLVKEGYIREIPIDPVTRSKDTWIVIREEPSLEEHKTGEELGIIDVKSGSSEISSEGSPYNSW